A single region of the Salicibibacter cibi genome encodes:
- a CDS encoding MATE family efflux transporter encodes MSKHQDFTQGNILKPLIMFSGPIILTNLLQTSFQFTDSLWVGNLLGEAALGAVAVSSTIIFTMLSFVIGLNNASLTILSQQKGKENEEGLTRYLNAFVVVLSILSLSLGFTGSFFSEEFLRLLGTPESMMAPATAYLQINFLGMIFLFGYNFIATTLRALGDSKTPIRFVIIAVLLNIVLDPLFITGLDMGVEGAAYATILSQGSAFLYGLFFVLRRGLAPFTIPSLPKKTEVGLILNLGIPSGLQMAVISAGVAAIMSVVTTFGEDVVAGFSAAQRLDSLIMLPAMALGTAVNSMAGQNIGVGYWSRVNAITKYAVMYNFAVMVGVGLFIVLFAEYSIQMFIRDEEAVAFGTRYLQIVALCYPFLGINFVLNGIVRASGAMYQVLVLNIISFWVLRYPLTNLLSSIFGDIGIALGMGVSFMLGSLAAYLYYRFGKWREKELFRGD; translated from the coding sequence ATGAGCAAGCATCAGGATTTCACACAAGGAAATATTCTCAAACCGCTGATCATGTTCTCCGGACCGATCATACTCACGAATCTTTTGCAAACGTCTTTTCAGTTTACCGACAGCTTATGGGTTGGAAATTTGCTTGGCGAAGCCGCGTTAGGCGCGGTGGCGGTTTCCAGTACGATCATTTTCACGATGCTTTCGTTTGTGATCGGTTTAAACAATGCATCATTAACCATCCTTTCCCAGCAAAAGGGGAAGGAAAATGAAGAAGGACTCACCCGTTACCTCAATGCGTTTGTCGTTGTGCTCTCGATTTTATCATTATCGCTTGGATTTACGGGTTCTTTTTTTTCGGAGGAATTTCTGCGGTTGCTCGGCACACCGGAAAGCATGATGGCACCCGCCACTGCTTATTTACAGATTAATTTTCTCGGGATGATCTTTCTTTTCGGATACAACTTTATTGCGACGACGTTACGCGCATTGGGCGACAGCAAAACGCCGATACGGTTTGTCATTATTGCTGTGCTGCTTAATATTGTCCTGGACCCGCTCTTCATTACCGGATTAGACATGGGTGTCGAAGGTGCGGCTTACGCGACGATCCTTTCACAAGGGAGCGCGTTTCTATATGGGTTGTTTTTTGTGTTGCGTCGGGGACTTGCACCTTTTACCATTCCCTCTTTGCCTAAAAAAACAGAAGTCGGTTTAATTTTGAACCTTGGCATTCCTTCGGGGCTGCAGATGGCTGTCATATCCGCGGGTGTGGCCGCGATTATGAGCGTCGTTACGACATTCGGAGAAGATGTCGTCGCTGGTTTCAGCGCTGCGCAACGGTTGGATAGCTTGATCATGCTTCCGGCCATGGCGCTCGGAACAGCGGTGAACAGCATGGCCGGGCAAAACATCGGCGTTGGATATTGGTCGCGGGTAAACGCGATCACCAAATATGCAGTAATGTATAATTTTGCCGTCATGGTTGGGGTCGGCCTGTTCATCGTACTTTTTGCCGAATACAGCATTCAAATGTTCATCCGGGACGAGGAAGCTGTGGCGTTTGGCACGAGATATTTGCAAATCGTCGCGCTTTGCTACCCGTTTCTCGGCATTAATTTTGTTTTAAACGGCATCGTGCGCGCATCGGGTGCGATGTATCAAGTGCTCGTGTTGAATATCATCTCTTTTTGGGTTTTGCGTTATCCCCTGACGAATTTACTATCAAGTATATTCGGCGATATAGGTATTGCACTTGGCATGGGCGTAAGCTTTATGCTGGGCAGTTTGGCTGCTTATCTATATTATCGATTCGGAAAATGGCGCGAGAAGGAATTGTTTCGGGGAGATTGA
- a CDS encoding AraC family transcriptional regulator encodes MDALKMMNEAVNYIENHLTETVDFDEAARVACCSRYHFQRMFSFLAGVTLSEYIRRRRLTLAAFELENEDTKIINITMKYGYQSPDSFARAFQNQHGVTPTEAKKNGTSLKAFPRMTFQLSVKGGTEMNYRIEEKAAFHVVGKKKKVNLIYHGANPEIAEFVGSIGHTTIRQIESLSDQEPTGLLSVSANFTEDRSKKGQLDYYLAAATTKQASANLERLDIPALTWAVFTVEGTFPDALQDVWGRIFSEWFPSSDYELAEGPEILWNEEDVEEGSTVKSEIWIPVAKK; translated from the coding sequence ATGGATGCTTTGAAAATGATGAATGAAGCAGTTAACTATATTGAAAATCATTTGACGGAGACGGTTGATTTCGATGAAGCAGCGAGAGTCGCTTGCTGTTCTCGGTATCATTTTCAACGGATGTTCTCTTTTCTCGCCGGGGTTACGTTGTCCGAGTATATCCGCCGCAGACGATTGACGTTGGCTGCTTTTGAGTTGGAGAATGAGGACACAAAAATCATTAATATCACGATGAAGTATGGCTATCAATCGCCTGACTCTTTTGCCAGGGCATTTCAAAACCAGCATGGAGTAACGCCGACGGAAGCGAAGAAAAATGGCACCTCTTTAAAAGCATTCCCGCGGATGACCTTTCAATTATCTGTTAAGGGAGGTACGGAAATGAATTATCGGATTGAAGAAAAAGCGGCTTTTCATGTCGTAGGGAAAAAGAAAAAAGTGAACCTGATCTATCACGGTGCGAACCCTGAAATTGCCGAATTCGTGGGGAGTATAGGCCATACCACTATTCGCCAAATCGAATCGCTCTCTGACCAGGAACCCACGGGGCTGCTAAGTGTATCCGCTAATTTCACGGAAGATCGATCGAAAAAAGGGCAATTGGATTATTACTTGGCGGCCGCCACGACGAAGCAAGCCTCTGCAAATTTGGAACGGCTCGATATTCCTGCGCTAACATGGGCGGTATTTACAGTGGAAGGCACCTTCCCGGATGCCCTTCAGGATGTATGGGGACGCATTTTTTCGGAATGGTTTCCTTCGTCAGACTATGAACTCGCGGAAGGCCCGGAAATTCTTTGGAACGAGGAGGACGTGGAGGAAGGAAGCACGGTAAAAAGTGAAATATGGATTCCGGTGGCGAAAAAATAA
- a CDS encoding C45 family autoproteolytic acyltransferase/hydolase, producing the protein MKSIYSDIIQFRGSHYDFGYCQGEKLKNTLSVINRENQWKVRTPRFDIDIGETKEAIRAFAPGVWDELLGLQDALEWPLERVLQEYGGYRVNSSPSGCSVLAGENYLIRNYDYHPKTYDGRFLFFQPTDQGYAIAGPSQRITGRMDGINEKGLVMAYNLTNRKKPGAGFICSMIGRLLLESCADVTEAVEMAKEIPHRHSFSYLVYDARGEMMVIEASPRGVHARNTTACTNHFEIQTRENRFHLDDSKKRLESLQNNASLNARDAFRLLNDPKQPIFSERYKSWAGTIHTSAYFPEERNVWIALGGDREPVVFDFSSWLAGEDVTPDRLTGEVETDLPFLHMDEGADWFRKK; encoded by the coding sequence ATGAAAAGCATATACAGCGATATCATCCAATTTCGCGGTTCCCACTATGATTTTGGATACTGTCAAGGGGAGAAGCTGAAAAACACCTTATCCGTCATAAATCGGGAAAACCAATGGAAGGTGCGCACCCCCAGGTTTGACATAGACATCGGAGAGACAAAAGAAGCGATACGTGCATTTGCCCCCGGCGTATGGGATGAATTGCTCGGCTTGCAGGATGCGTTGGAATGGCCGCTGGAGCGTGTGCTGCAGGAGTATGGAGGTTATCGGGTGAATAGCTCGCCTTCAGGTTGTTCAGTGCTCGCCGGGGAAAATTATCTCATCCGCAATTACGACTATCACCCCAAGACCTACGACGGCCGTTTTCTTTTTTTCCAACCTACGGATCAAGGGTACGCGATTGCCGGACCGAGCCAACGCATCACTGGTCGGATGGATGGCATTAATGAAAAAGGACTCGTCATGGCTTATAATCTGACGAATCGAAAGAAGCCGGGTGCCGGTTTTATTTGCAGCATGATCGGGCGTTTGCTGCTGGAATCCTGCGCGGACGTAACAGAAGCGGTAGAGATGGCAAAAGAAATCCCTCATCGTCATTCGTTTAGTTATCTCGTTTATGATGCGAGGGGAGAAATGATGGTTATTGAAGCCTCGCCGCGGGGTGTCCATGCCCGGAATACAACGGCGTGCACGAATCATTTCGAGATCCAAACAAGGGAAAATCGCTTTCATCTTGATGATTCCAAAAAAAGGTTGGAATCATTGCAAAATAATGCCAGTCTAAACGCCCGCGATGCGTTTCGCCTTCTAAACGATCCAAAACAGCCCATATTCTCTGAGCGTTATAAAAGCTGGGCGGGAACGATTCATACGTCTGCTTATTTTCCGGAAGAAAGGAACGTTTGGATCGCTTTGGGCGGTGATCGTGAACCGGTGGTCTTTGATTTTTCAAGTTGGCTTGCGGGTGAAGACGTAACTCCGGATCGACTCACCGGAGAGGTGGAAACGGATTTGCCATTTTTGCATATGGACGAAGGGGCCGATTGGTTTAGGAAAAAGTAA
- a CDS encoding ATP-binding cassette domain-containing protein, which translates to MLIDVQNLKKSYKSFQAVNDSNFHVKEGEIFGFLGPNGAGKSTTINILSTMLQPTGGSVTINGYDVVKDQNRVRESIGIIFQQNTLDEKLTAKENLKLHCKFYGVPRSKRKARIREVLEIVDLTDSLNLLVEKFSGGMQRRLEIARGLLHYPKVLFLDEPTVGLDPQTRAHVWEYILKLKEKENITMFLTTHYLDEAEISDRIAIMDHGDIIAIDTPKSLKQQLGGDIIEITTTDNETAMKEIEAAFDVIDLSEKDGVIHCKVENSDAFVSEFIKTLQTPLTGLDIRKPTLNDVFLSFTGREIRD; encoded by the coding sequence ATGTTGATCGACGTGCAAAACTTAAAAAAATCCTATAAGTCTTTTCAAGCCGTTAATGATAGCAATTTTCATGTGAAGGAAGGAGAGATCTTCGGGTTTCTGGGCCCTAACGGAGCGGGCAAAAGCACGACGATTAACATTTTATCGACGATGCTGCAGCCGACGGGCGGTTCCGTGACCATTAACGGCTATGATGTGGTGAAGGATCAAAACCGTGTGCGGGAGAGCATCGGCATTATTTTTCAGCAAAATACATTAGATGAAAAGTTAACCGCCAAAGAAAATTTAAAGCTTCATTGCAAATTTTATGGCGTACCCCGCTCAAAGCGAAAAGCGCGTATTCGCGAGGTTTTGGAAATCGTGGATCTTACCGATAGCCTCAATCTGCTCGTCGAAAAATTTTCCGGCGGTATGCAGCGACGGCTGGAAATCGCCCGCGGATTGCTCCATTATCCGAAAGTGCTATTTCTCGATGAGCCGACCGTTGGATTGGACCCGCAAACACGGGCGCATGTATGGGAATACATATTAAAGCTGAAGGAAAAAGAAAACATTACGATGTTTTTAACGACGCATTACTTGGACGAAGCGGAAATCAGCGACCGAATCGCGATTATGGATCACGGGGACATTATCGCCATCGATACGCCGAAAAGTCTTAAACAACAGCTAGGCGGAGATATCATCGAAATTACGACGACGGATAATGAAACCGCGATGAAAGAAATTGAAGCAGCATTTGATGTCATTGATTTATCAGAAAAAGATGGTGTCATTCACTGCAAAGTTGAAAACAGCGATGCTTTCGTTTCCGAGTTTATTAAAACGTTGCAAACCCCGCTTACGGGCTTGGATATTCGCAAACCAACATTAAATGATGTTTTTCTCTCCTTTACGGGGCGGGAAATCCGAGATTAG
- a CDS encoding ABC transporter permease, translating into MEGIIAIWQRDMIKFFRDRPRMIGSFSMPVLFLIVFGVGMGGAMESLVTAGTGAEDFNYVEFIFPGIVSMTLLMTSIFSSLSVIQDRDFGYMREILVSPVSRVNIAIGKMFGSASVAFVQGVMMLVLMPFLGMRIDIVSFLQLLPVMFMIACAFSSLGLLVASLLNSMQGFQLVVNILVMPMIFMSGALFPLNNMPAWVDFLVTLNPVTYGVDLMKHIMIDVENLSSMVREEMGLNLTFFGQPVTTAGEVIFLLGFTALLIFLATLTFRRKN; encoded by the coding sequence GTGGAAGGCATTATCGCCATTTGGCAAAGAGATATGATCAAGTTTTTTAGAGACCGTCCACGTATGATCGGCTCCTTTTCGATGCCGGTTTTATTTTTGATCGTTTTTGGGGTTGGCATGGGCGGTGCCATGGAATCATTGGTTACAGCCGGAACCGGCGCGGAAGATTTTAATTACGTCGAATTTATTTTTCCCGGCATCGTATCAATGACGCTCCTCATGACATCTATTTTTTCATCGCTTTCGGTGATTCAGGACCGTGATTTCGGGTATATGCGCGAGATTCTCGTGTCGCCGGTTTCCCGGGTGAATATCGCGATCGGGAAAATGTTTGGGTCCGCCTCCGTTGCCTTTGTGCAAGGGGTTATGATGTTGGTGCTCATGCCATTTCTCGGCATGCGCATCGATATTGTTTCTTTTCTACAGTTGTTGCCGGTCATGTTTATGATCGCTTGTGCGTTTTCTTCCCTCGGGTTGTTGGTGGCGAGTTTGTTAAACTCGATGCAAGGGTTTCAACTTGTCGTCAATATTTTGGTCATGCCGATGATTTTTATGTCAGGTGCCTTGTTTCCATTGAATAATATGCCGGCATGGGTGGATTTTCTCGTCACCTTGAATCCGGTCACCTACGGCGTGGATTTAATGAAACATATTATGATCGATGTGGAGAATTTGAGTTCGATGGTGCGGGAAGAAATGGGCTTGAACCTTACATTTTTCGGCCAACCGGTCACTACTGCCGGAGAAGTGATCTTTTTGCTCGGGTTTACTGCGCTGTTGATCTTTCTTGCCACACTTACGTTTAGGCGTAAGAATTGA
- a CDS encoding Fic family protein — translation MYLSEDYYNDLLVRMAHHSSAIENNTISLPESVSILLYDTVPAKKSLREVFEVLNHKKAFEILLDQVKQTEDYISIVCELHAKLLDRLHHERGSFKKAENAILGANFQPTLPSQVHVTMRQWQENIAYRESAASSEQAIIDIAASSHLQFERIHSFSDGNGRVGRMFIIFLLLKYDLPPMVIEKSDKERYIFLLANQDEEGLAALFSEKITMEKDRQKRFANKG, via the coding sequence ATGTATCTATCTGAAGACTATTATAATGATCTGCTTGTTAGGATGGCCCATCATTCCTCAGCGATAGAAAATAATACGATATCTTTGCCTGAATCTGTTTCCATTCTTTTGTATGATACTGTTCCTGCGAAAAAATCATTAAGGGAAGTTTTCGAAGTATTAAATCACAAAAAGGCGTTTGAGATCCTGCTTGATCAAGTGAAGCAAACGGAAGATTACATTTCCATCGTGTGTGAGCTGCACGCAAAACTATTGGATCGCCTGCATCACGAAAGGGGTTCGTTTAAAAAAGCGGAAAATGCCATTCTCGGCGCAAACTTTCAACCAACGCTGCCTTCTCAAGTTCATGTGACGATGAGACAATGGCAAGAAAATATTGCCTATAGAGAAAGTGCCGCTTCCTCAGAACAAGCTATCATCGATATAGCGGCTTCTTCCCATCTGCAATTTGAGCGTATCCATTCATTTTCCGATGGGAATGGTCGCGTGGGGCGTATGTTTATTATTTTTCTTTTGTTGAAGTACGATCTTCCTCCTATGGTCATTGAGAAATCAGATAAGGAGCGGTATATTTTTTTATTAGCGAACCAGGATGAAGAGGGACTGGCCGCTTTGTTTTCAGAAAAAATCACCATGGAAAAAGACAGACAGAAGAGGTTTGCAAACAAAGGGTAG
- a CDS encoding DUF488 domain-containing protein translates to MPIAMKRIYQAAEKSDGYRVLIDRVWPRGLSKEKALIDEWVKEAGPSKELRQWFGHDPEKFQAFKEDYKKELQENEKQHEALERLKTLAEIHEKNITLIFAAKEESYNHARVLKEILDHQ, encoded by the coding sequence ATGCCAATTGCGATGAAACGCATTTACCAAGCGGCGGAAAAATCAGACGGATACCGCGTCCTCATCGATCGCGTCTGGCCGCGCGGTCTATCAAAAGAGAAAGCCCTCATCGATGAATGGGTAAAGGAAGCAGGGCCATCAAAAGAATTACGGCAGTGGTTCGGACACGATCCGGAAAAATTCCAGGCGTTTAAAGAAGACTACAAAAAGGAACTGCAGGAAAATGAGAAACAACACGAAGCGTTGGAGCGGTTAAAAACCCTCGCCGAGATCCACGAAAAAAACATAACTCTTATCTTCGCGGCAAAGGAAGAATCATATAATCATGCCCGGGTGCTAAAAGAAATATTAGATCATCAGTAG
- a CDS encoding R2-like ligand-binding oxidase yields MTHKPFQTTSAAGLREDSLPFKLFQKAKRFGVWNPSDLDFTQDKKDWETFSEQQKDGILRLISQFQAGEEAVTRDLLPLIMSISNEGRLEEEMFLTTFLFEEAKHTEFFRIVLNELEVKWDLTEYHSDTYHEIFNEILPSAMERLVHDQSPEAVAEAATVYNMFVEGVLAETGYFGFYQSLQSINAMPALLEGVGNLKRDESRHIAYGTFLLQRIISEHPHIYDLVMKKMEELTPLAIRINEEGSEGNTDEAKRNTMNFTQKQLSTRMQILDRARDKRLEDIYKQREDEVGMEEADAVQ; encoded by the coding sequence ATGACTCACAAACCGTTTCAAACGACAAGTGCTGCCGGTCTTCGGGAAGATTCACTACCATTTAAGCTTTTTCAGAAGGCAAAACGTTTTGGGGTTTGGAATCCGTCTGATTTGGATTTTACGCAGGATAAGAAGGATTGGGAAACATTTAGCGAGCAGCAAAAAGACGGAATCTTACGTTTGATTTCACAATTCCAAGCAGGAGAAGAGGCGGTAACAAGAGATTTGCTTCCGTTAATCATGAGCATTTCCAACGAAGGGCGTCTTGAAGAAGAAATGTTTTTAACGACATTTTTGTTTGAGGAAGCCAAGCATACTGAATTTTTCAGAATAGTCCTAAATGAGCTTGAGGTAAAGTGGGATTTGACGGAGTACCATTCGGACACCTACCATGAAATTTTCAACGAAATCCTCCCTTCGGCAATGGAACGGCTCGTACACGATCAATCTCCAGAGGCGGTAGCAGAGGCGGCAACCGTTTATAACATGTTTGTGGAAGGTGTGTTGGCAGAAACCGGCTATTTTGGTTTTTATCAATCGTTGCAAAGCATTAACGCGATGCCGGCGTTATTGGAAGGGGTTGGCAATTTAAAAAGGGATGAATCCCGCCATATCGCTTATGGAACATTTTTGTTGCAACGTATCATTAGCGAGCACCCGCACATTTATGATTTGGTTATGAAGAAAATGGAAGAATTAACACCACTCGCGATTCGGATCAATGAGGAAGGTTCGGAAGGGAATACTGATGAAGCAAAACGAAATACGATGAACTTCACGCAAAAGCAGTTGTCCACACGCATGCAAATTTTGGACAGAGCCCGTGACAAAAGACTCGAAGACATCTATAAACAAAGGGAAGACGAGGTAGGCATGGAAGAAGCGGATGCCGTACAGTAA
- a CDS encoding short chain dehydrogenase, translating into MKILLVGASGTIGSNVYDLLNKNHEIVHAGRNGADVQVDITDEASIRAMYEQTGNVDAVINASGSAGFAPITELTPEKNETAINSKMKGQINLVLFGLPYMNDGGSFTLTSGVMMDDPIPQGSSAAMANGAIRSFVKSAAIEVPRGIRINSVSPSLLQESSERIGHLFAGFDPVPGGKVALAYQKSVEGAQTGQSYEVY; encoded by the coding sequence ATGAAAATACTATTGGTTGGTGCAAGCGGAACGATTGGAAGCAACGTGTACGATTTGTTAAACAAAAATCACGAAATCGTACACGCAGGTAGAAACGGGGCGGATGTACAGGTGGATATTACAGATGAAGCCAGCATTCGCGCCATGTATGAACAAACAGGTAACGTGGATGCTGTCATTAACGCCTCCGGCAGTGCCGGTTTTGCACCGATCACGGAACTGACACCAGAGAAAAATGAAACAGCTATCAACAGTAAAATGAAAGGTCAAATCAACCTCGTTCTGTTTGGTCTTCCTTATATGAACGACGGCGGTAGTTTTACTCTAACATCCGGCGTTATGATGGATGATCCCATCCCGCAAGGGTCTTCTGCCGCCATGGCCAATGGCGCGATACGTTCATTTGTAAAATCTGCCGCGATTGAGGTGCCCCGGGGGATTCGCATTAACAGTGTAAGCCCAAGCCTCTTGCAGGAATCCTCGGAAAGAATCGGCCATCTATTTGCCGGCTTTGATCCTGTTCCCGGCGGCAAGGTGGCACTCGCGTACCAAAAAAGCGTCGAAGGTGCACAGACGGGACAGAGTTACGAGGTATATTAA
- a CDS encoding glycine betaine ABC transporter substrate-binding protein: protein MHFSIKCKWILPLSLSALVISACGNGGQEDGQAEEGQGAEDENGEIELTYVAWESEVASNNVIALVLEEAGYDVNLNQVEQAIMWQSVAQGDADGFVAGWLPSDMATDYERYGDEMIDLGPNLEGNRTGLAVPDYMDVTSIEEVHSDNFDEITGIDAGAGVVDSTEQAIEAYDLDISVQTSSDAAMTAALGNAMENEEPIVVTAWEPHWKFNTYDIRFLEDPEGIYEEEEEIRTMVREGLEEDEPEAYQILDNFYWETDDMNEVMLDIAENEMEPRDAAQAWIDDNRDMVDEWLDTDIQE from the coding sequence ATGCATTTTTCCATAAAATGCAAATGGATATTACCCCTCTCCCTGAGTGCGCTAGTCATTAGCGCTTGCGGAAATGGCGGACAAGAAGATGGACAAGCTGAAGAAGGGCAAGGTGCCGAAGATGAAAACGGGGAAATCGAACTCACCTACGTTGCCTGGGAATCCGAAGTGGCTTCAAACAATGTCATTGCGCTAGTTTTGGAAGAAGCAGGATATGATGTGAATTTAAATCAAGTCGAGCAGGCCATCATGTGGCAAAGTGTCGCCCAAGGGGATGCGGATGGCTTTGTTGCCGGTTGGTTACCTTCGGATATGGCAACGGACTATGAACGTTATGGAGATGAAATGATCGATCTAGGTCCGAATTTGGAAGGAAACCGCACCGGTTTAGCCGTTCCGGATTATATGGACGTGACCAGTATTGAGGAAGTCCATTCCGACAACTTTGATGAAATCACTGGCATCGATGCTGGGGCCGGGGTCGTGGATTCAACAGAGCAGGCCATTGAGGCGTATGATTTAGACATTTCTGTACAAACGTCAAGTGATGCCGCCATGACTGCAGCATTAGGGAACGCTATGGAAAATGAAGAACCGATTGTAGTAACGGCATGGGAACCACACTGGAAATTTAACACATATGACATTCGTTTCCTCGAGGATCCGGAAGGCATTTATGAAGAAGAGGAAGAAATCCGCACGATGGTCCGAGAAGGGCTGGAAGAGGATGAACCGGAAGCCTATCAGATTCTTGACAACTTCTATTGGGAAACCGACGATATGAACGAAGTCATGCTCGACATCGCCGAAAATGAAATGGAACCGCGAGATGCGGCACAGGCGTGGATTGATGATAATCGAGACATGGTTGATGAATGGTTGGATACTGACATCCAAGAATAA
- a CDS encoding GbsR/MarR family transcriptional regulator produces the protein MDDIRKEKEAELEEGNRSIEDSIADTMDIYGYTRSVGRIYAILYLHGEPMTLDDLRHELGMSKGSMSLGVRRLMDDKLIHRVFRKGERKDLYQAEQDYFKFFTSVFSRRWQREASVNMQGVRQAQPRYEALIDDPDTPEDIREDAKRKLEKITGSLPYYDFLDLLVAKTESGELFQMLLDEKK, from the coding sequence ATGGATGATATACGAAAGGAAAAAGAAGCCGAGTTGGAAGAGGGTAATCGATCCATCGAGGATAGTATTGCCGATACCATGGATATATACGGCTACACGCGTTCCGTTGGGCGGATTTATGCTATATTGTATTTGCATGGCGAGCCGATGACGCTTGATGATTTGCGGCATGAATTGGGCATGAGCAAAGGAAGTATGAGTCTGGGCGTACGCAGGTTGATGGACGATAAACTCATTCACCGTGTTTTCAGAAAAGGAGAACGGAAGGATTTGTATCAGGCAGAACAGGATTATTTTAAATTCTTCACAAGTGTTTTTTCGCGTCGTTGGCAAAGGGAAGCAAGTGTGAACATGCAGGGCGTCCGTCAGGCTCAGCCACGATATGAAGCATTGATTGACGATCCGGATACGCCCGAGGATATCAGAGAAGATGCCAAACGAAAACTTGAAAAAATTACAGGGTCTCTGCCTTACTATGATTTCCTGGACTTGCTCGTTGCTAAAACGGAATCCGGTGAGTTATTTCAGATGTTATTAGATGAAAAAAAATAA
- a CDS encoding HAD family hydrolase has translation MFDKDGTLLDLHLLWSSWFHQLLVKIKNKQPGVTFSDEEVAKDLGVHTEQHLILPRGPLAIGTMRDSAIIVALHLYRQKLPWNEAVQTVRNTMEDVNATIDWDRYLQPLQGLISFLEKASQNDVQMAVVTSDDTDIAEEHLHLLNIHHFFHSIIGSDQIDRPKPFPDIGHKACQKLMVDPTHVAVIGDTNGDMNLGDNLNAKVNIGVVAHDDPNASHLTDADHIIHDYGELSIHT, from the coding sequence TTGTTTGATAAAGATGGGACCCTTCTTGATCTACACTTGCTATGGAGTTCTTGGTTTCATCAGCTTTTGGTGAAGATTAAAAATAAGCAACCAGGGGTTACGTTTAGTGATGAGGAAGTAGCAAAGGATCTAGGGGTGCATACTGAACAGCATCTTATTTTACCTAGAGGTCCCTTGGCGATAGGAACAATGCGGGACAGTGCCATTATTGTTGCTTTACACCTATATCGGCAGAAACTCCCGTGGAATGAAGCAGTTCAAACGGTGCGGAACACTATGGAGGATGTCAATGCAACGATTGATTGGGATCGATATTTGCAACCGCTTCAAGGATTGATATCTTTTTTGGAAAAAGCGTCTCAAAATGACGTGCAGATGGCGGTCGTTACATCCGACGATACGGATATTGCCGAGGAACACTTACATTTATTGAATATCCATCATTTTTTTCATAGTATCATAGGATCTGACCAAATTGACCGGCCTAAACCTTTTCCTGACATTGGGCATAAGGCATGTCAAAAACTAATGGTTGATCCGACGCATGTCGCTGTCATTGGGGATACAAACGGCGATATGAATTTGGGTGACAATTTGAATGCAAAGGTTAATATCGGAGTCGTTGCCCATGACGATCCAAATGCTTCGCACTTGACTGATGCTGATCATATTATTCATGACTATGGTGAATTATCGATCCATACATGA